The Citrifermentans bemidjiense Bem genome window below encodes:
- the eno gene encoding phosphopyruvate hydratase translates to MSQITDVYAREILDSRGNPTLEVEVFLDSGVMGRAAVPSGASTGEREALELRDGDKGRYLGKGVEQAVSNVNDIIADEITGMDATDQVGIDKKMLELDGTEFKSRLGANAILGVSLAVAKAAAEEVGVPLYQYIGGCNAKELPLPMMNIINGGAHADNNVDIQEFMIMPAGAANFKEALRMGAEIFHALKSVLKGKGYNTAVGDEGGFAPNLKSNEEALEVIMEAIVKAGYKPGEEVLLALDVASSELFENGVYTLENEAESKKTADQLVDFYENLVNKYPIVSIEDGMAENDWDGWKKLTDRLGKRIQIVGDDLFVTNPSILKEGIKKGIANSILIKLNQIGTLTETLDAIEMAKRAGYTCVISHRSGETEDTTLADLAVAVNAGQIKTGSLCRTDRVCKYNQLLRIEDELDDVAQFRGHEVFYNIKK, encoded by the coding sequence ATGAGCCAGATAACCGACGTTTATGCCAGAGAGATCCTTGATTCCAGGGGGAATCCTACGCTTGAAGTAGAGGTATTCCTGGATTCCGGCGTTATGGGAAGGGCTGCGGTTCCGTCCGGCGCATCGACCGGCGAGCGCGAAGCACTGGAGCTGCGTGACGGCGACAAGGGGCGCTACCTCGGCAAAGGCGTGGAACAGGCTGTCTCCAACGTTAACGACATCATCGCCGACGAGATCACCGGCATGGATGCGACCGACCAGGTTGGGATCGACAAGAAGATGCTGGAGCTCGACGGCACCGAATTCAAGAGCCGCCTGGGCGCCAACGCCATCCTCGGCGTTTCCCTGGCCGTAGCCAAGGCCGCAGCGGAAGAAGTCGGAGTGCCGCTGTACCAGTACATCGGCGGATGCAACGCAAAAGAGCTGCCGCTGCCCATGATGAACATCATCAACGGCGGGGCCCACGCCGACAACAACGTCGACATCCAGGAATTCATGATCATGCCCGCCGGCGCCGCCAACTTCAAGGAAGCTCTCAGGATGGGCGCGGAGATTTTTCACGCGCTGAAGAGCGTCCTCAAGGGCAAAGGGTACAACACGGCGGTCGGCGACGAAGGGGGCTTCGCGCCGAACCTCAAGTCCAATGAGGAAGCGCTGGAAGTCATCATGGAAGCCATCGTCAAGGCCGGCTACAAGCCGGGCGAAGAAGTACTTTTGGCGCTCGACGTCGCGTCTTCCGAACTCTTCGAAAACGGCGTCTACACCCTCGAGAACGAGGCGGAGTCCAAGAAGACCGCGGACCAGCTGGTCGACTTCTACGAGAACCTCGTCAACAAGTACCCCATCGTCTCCATCGAAGACGGCATGGCCGAAAACGACTGGGACGGCTGGAAAAAGCTCACCGACCGCCTCGGCAAACGCATCCAGATCGTGGGCGACGACCTGTTCGTCACCAACCCCTCCATCCTCAAGGAAGGGATCAAGAAAGGGATCGCCAACTCCATCCTGATCAAGCTGAACCAGATCGGCACCCTGACCGAGACCCTCGACGCCATCGAGATGGCCAAGCGCGCCGGCTACACCTGCGTCATCTCGCACCGCTCCGGCGAGACCGAGGACACCACCCTTGCCGACCTGGCAGTGGCGGTTAACGCGGGCCAGATCAAGACCGGTTCGCTCTGCCGCACCGACCGCGTCTGCAAGTACAACCAGCTCCTCAGGATCGAGGACGAGCTGGACGATGTTGCGCAGTTCCGCGGGCACGAGGTCTTCTACAACATCAAGAAG
- a CDS encoding HD family phosphohydrolase, whose protein sequence is MPTESGDKKQKSSLIRLCDSWLEAVAQGFSCDKYEKRSRFIMLFLTALFLTLLIIPSPQFLTVNYREGDIATSDIRATQDYLIEDLLLTEKKRAEAEAVAPFIYSLAQNGNIDLVRRFEEALELMRDSGQGEARRNAIAGVLGVDISTQEFGALSRIRQERAFLSDLGRQLAPVYRHRIVADRSNFAADLRHGIVVLDETTRQEVAGGDYSSSIDLPAARRAFRGVYLTQGASAHDLEILKGVAQRMIAPNLSFDRNLTDDKKSEARAAVRPVLFKMKRGEMIVRVGERVTSEQAMKLEKIYKAKNRAPVLTGLGIFGLVVVLCYVPFRFGRKNIRKFSPSNKDILLLSLLTVGNFAVLKLVSAVSTAMGGLFPSIDTASYFYVFPFAASAIIVRIILNSEVALVYCAVTAPLTGIMLNNSLLVVIYALLGGIVGAHGVRQCKERGTIYSAGFKVSVVNMALAVCFYVYSDSHFSLQTVYCVAFALLGGLINAVFASGTIPLIEALFQYTTDVKLLELANLNSPLLRELMIRAPGTYHHSVLVGNMVEAGAEAINANPLLARVAAYYHDVGKLKKPQYFIENIRDGENRHDKLSPSMSALILISHMKEGVELAKEHRVGQPIIEIIRQSHGTSLISYFYLKAKGLETPGAPPVEERDFRYPGPKPQTREAGLVLLADCVEAASRTLTDPTPARIQGMVQKIINNIFIDGQLDECELTLKNLHEIAKSFNQILAGIYHQRIDYPEPAYKEKNIVKKCPEDCDSEPPKADPGRDDGVAKGGAEDLRRLGMS, encoded by the coding sequence ATGCCCACCGAAAGCGGCGACAAAAAACAGAAGAGCTCACTCATCCGGCTCTGTGACAGCTGGTTGGAAGCAGTTGCCCAAGGCTTCTCCTGTGACAAGTATGAAAAGCGCAGCCGCTTTATCATGCTCTTCCTCACAGCTTTATTCCTCACCCTGCTCATCATCCCGAGTCCGCAGTTCCTCACGGTCAACTACCGCGAAGGCGACATCGCTACTTCGGATATCCGCGCCACCCAGGATTACCTCATCGAGGATCTCCTGCTCACCGAGAAAAAGCGCGCCGAGGCCGAGGCCGTGGCCCCGTTTATCTACAGTCTCGCCCAAAACGGAAACATAGACCTGGTGCGCCGCTTCGAGGAGGCGCTGGAACTCATGCGCGACTCCGGGCAGGGGGAGGCGCGCCGCAACGCCATCGCCGGCGTCCTGGGGGTCGACATCTCGACACAGGAGTTCGGGGCGCTGTCGCGGATCAGGCAGGAGCGGGCCTTTCTCTCCGATCTGGGAAGGCAGCTCGCCCCCGTTTACCGTCATCGCATCGTCGCCGACCGCTCCAATTTCGCCGCCGATCTGCGCCACGGCATCGTGGTCCTGGACGAGACCACAAGGCAGGAAGTGGCGGGTGGGGACTACTCCTCCAGCATCGACCTCCCAGCGGCCAGGCGCGCCTTTCGCGGCGTCTACCTGACCCAGGGCGCCTCGGCGCATGACCTCGAGATTCTCAAGGGGGTGGCGCAGCGGATGATCGCCCCCAACCTGAGCTTCGACCGCAACTTAACCGACGACAAGAAAAGCGAGGCGCGCGCCGCGGTGCGCCCGGTCCTTTTCAAGATGAAGCGCGGCGAGATGATCGTCCGGGTCGGGGAGCGGGTCACCTCCGAACAGGCGATGAAGCTGGAGAAGATCTACAAGGCGAAGAACCGCGCCCCGGTCCTCACCGGGCTCGGCATCTTCGGGCTGGTCGTCGTGCTCTGCTACGTCCCGTTTCGCTTCGGCCGCAAGAACATCCGCAAGTTCAGCCCGAGCAACAAGGACATCCTGCTTTTGTCGCTCTTGACGGTGGGGAACTTCGCGGTGCTGAAGCTGGTCTCCGCCGTTTCCACCGCCATGGGGGGACTCTTCCCCAGCATCGACACCGCGAGCTACTTCTACGTCTTCCCCTTTGCCGCCAGCGCCATCATCGTCAGGATCATCCTCAACTCCGAGGTAGCGCTGGTTTACTGCGCCGTCACCGCCCCCCTCACCGGCATCATGCTGAACAACTCGCTGCTGGTGGTGATCTACGCCCTCTTGGGGGGGATCGTGGGAGCCCACGGCGTGCGCCAGTGCAAGGAGCGCGGGACCATCTACAGCGCCGGTTTCAAGGTGAGCGTGGTCAACATGGCGCTAGCCGTCTGCTTCTACGTCTACAGCGACAGCCATTTCTCGCTGCAGACCGTTTACTGCGTAGCCTTCGCCCTTCTGGGGGGCCTCATCAACGCGGTCTTCGCCTCGGGAACCATCCCGCTCATCGAGGCGCTCTTCCAGTACACGACGGACGTGAAGCTCCTCGAACTCGCCAACCTCAATTCGCCGCTTTTGCGCGAGCTGATGATCCGCGCCCCCGGGACCTACCACCATAGCGTGCTCGTGGGGAACATGGTGGAGGCGGGAGCCGAGGCGATCAACGCGAACCCGCTCCTGGCCCGCGTAGCCGCCTACTACCACGACGTCGGCAAGCTCAAGAAGCCGCAGTACTTCATCGAGAACATCCGCGACGGCGAGAACCGCCACGACAAGCTCTCACCGAGCATGAGCGCGCTGATCCTCATCTCGCACATGAAGGAAGGGGTGGAACTCGCCAAGGAGCACCGGGTAGGGCAGCCGATCATCGAGATCATCCGCCAGTCCCACGGCACCTCCCTGATCAGCTACTTCTACCTGAAGGCGAAGGGACTGGAGACCCCGGGCGCGCCGCCGGTTGAGGAGCGGGACTTCCGCTACCCCGGCCCCAAGCCGCAGACCAGGGAAGCCGGCCTCGTGCTCCTGGCGGACTGCGTAGAGGCCGCCTCGCGCACCCTCACCGACCCGACCCCCGCCAGGATCCAGGGGATGGTGCAGAAGATCATCAACAACATCTTCATCGACGGGCAGCTCGACGAGTGCGAACTGACGCTCAAGAACCTGCACGAGATAGCGAAGAGTTTCAACCAGATACTTGCCGGGATCTACCACCAGCGCATAGACTACCCGGAGCCGGCCTACAAGGAGAAGAACATTGTCAAGAAGTGCCCAGAGGATTGCGATAGCGAACCGCCAAAGGCGGATCCCGGTCGGGACGACGGCGTTGCGAAAGGTGGCGCAGAGGATCTTAGACGCCTTGGGATGTCCTGA
- the ybeY gene encoding rRNA maturation RNase YbeY, whose protein sequence is MGCPEAELSISIVGDRAIRVINRDYLGRDKATNVISFAMQEGEFGAVNPELLGDVVISVDTAAREAEEAGETFLSRLYFLLMHGILHITGYDHERSGEAEAARMEAKEREIFALLVGEGLV, encoded by the coding sequence TTGGGATGTCCTGAGGCCGAACTCTCCATCAGCATCGTCGGCGACCGCGCCATCAGGGTCATCAACCGCGATTACCTGGGGCGGGACAAGGCAACCAACGTGATTTCGTTCGCCATGCAGGAAGGGGAGTTCGGTGCAGTAAACCCGGAACTGCTGGGGGACGTGGTGATCTCGGTGGACACCGCAGCGCGCGAGGCGGAGGAGGCGGGGGAAACCTTCCTAAGCCGCCTCTACTTCCTGCTTATGCACGGCATCCTGCACATCACCGGCTACGATCACGAAAGAAGCGGCGAGGCTGAGGCGGCCCGCATGGAGGCGAAGGAACGCGAGATCTTCGCCCTCTTGGTCGGGGAAGGTCTTGTCTAG